A part of Myxococcus landrumus genomic DNA contains:
- the sgmX gene encoding type IV pili formation protein SgmX, translating into MDKNKIIEAAAKLVAKGAYDKAIKEYQKVLEVDPKDIRVLQKMGELYQKKNDNAQAAHFFTKVAESYSSDGFFLKAVALYKQVLKLNPNLLEVNLKLAELHQQLGLMSEAMAYFQIVANHYDKAGDTKASLDTLKKMVDLDPENVASKIKLAELYARENMTREAIQEFKRAAEYLKRNSRGEDWARVAERLSTLEPDNLPLAKELATSYLQRGDQKRALAKLQVCFKADGRDVETLSLLAQAFQGLGQTSKTVSVYKELAKIHQERGRLTEAEAVWTQIEVLDPQDPDLLARRAPAPSPAPSAPQPMAQPQPAPQPAARAAPQPTPAPAAAPQPIAPPPPQPAGLAREQLAKLLTETDVYVKYGLHDKALEHLRKIFSVDPENLDAHEKAYQIYVASGNAAQASEQLLNVLRLCTRAADSTRAQPYLATILQQNPAHPEVPAFLSVLRVEGPVSVAPSSVAVESVGEDAILVDSSDDEVLVAPPPEDALLHPPGDELALATLPSSESDEVIDDAGEASVVSEEALVGEAITSGEHDVFEMPPPEDMAAASMDEMLVSGDDDGMMLTDEPGLMSSDDEPLVESADLGAPLDGDEGLSLGDSDEVATSASMAAMSLGDEDDPPPTMVRAPTRALLDEAAPSTFKQSTLVEEASLDVDEIPTRVGIAPLDASMLEDLEEAPGSEMPSLGDEFEDEEPTASHAVVSLDDTGSEEPELSSGFEAVEDEPEAASTFEAAETFESPEAFESPEAFESAESFESPETFETAEEPEQPTPTDFAADGVSEDEEEPAAEECDEASFFLDQGLLEEAREILETVSIAFPGHARATELMERLEALEASGGAAPEEEQQEPVTVPSVQPVTESAGERDAFDLAAELAGEIDNLGDDTAAAAPAEEDFQYSVEEVFSEFKKSLAKVVKPEDVDTHYDLGIAYKEMGLLDDALHEFEVARQGCAGTKRELDCVTMMGMLHLLRGDAGAAVETFREGLASPHASGEAAKALGFELAVAWEAHGEPGKALHHYQRVAAVDAKYRDVGTQVSRLAASTQPEDDPLPTPAPAPVNGSKAHGAAPAAAVANPPVPAAGAPKARKVGYV; encoded by the coding sequence ATGGACAAGAACAAGATCATCGAAGCCGCCGCGAAGCTGGTCGCGAAGGGCGCGTACGACAAGGCCATCAAGGAGTACCAGAAGGTCCTGGAGGTCGACCCGAAGGACATCCGGGTGCTCCAGAAGATGGGGGAGCTGTACCAGAAGAAGAATGACAACGCCCAGGCGGCGCACTTCTTCACCAAGGTCGCGGAGAGCTACTCCTCGGACGGCTTCTTCCTCAAGGCCGTCGCCCTCTACAAGCAAGTCCTCAAGCTCAACCCGAACCTGCTGGAGGTGAACCTCAAGCTGGCGGAGCTCCACCAGCAGCTCGGGCTGATGTCCGAGGCGATGGCGTACTTCCAGATCGTCGCCAACCACTACGACAAGGCGGGCGACACCAAGGCGTCGCTCGACACCTTGAAGAAGATGGTGGATCTCGACCCCGAGAACGTGGCGTCGAAGATCAAGCTCGCGGAGCTGTACGCGCGCGAGAACATGACGCGCGAGGCGATCCAGGAGTTCAAGCGCGCCGCCGAGTACCTCAAGCGCAACAGCCGAGGCGAGGACTGGGCCCGCGTGGCGGAGCGCCTGTCCACGCTCGAGCCGGACAACCTGCCGCTGGCCAAGGAGCTGGCCACTTCGTACCTGCAGCGCGGAGACCAGAAGCGCGCGTTGGCGAAGTTGCAGGTGTGCTTCAAGGCGGATGGCCGCGACGTGGAGACGCTGTCGCTCCTGGCCCAGGCGTTCCAGGGGCTGGGGCAGACCTCCAAGACGGTGTCCGTCTACAAGGAGCTCGCGAAGATTCATCAGGAGCGCGGCCGTCTCACCGAGGCCGAGGCCGTCTGGACGCAAATCGAGGTGTTGGATCCGCAGGACCCGGACCTGCTCGCTCGACGTGCTCCGGCGCCTTCGCCCGCTCCCTCCGCGCCGCAGCCCATGGCGCAGCCGCAGCCCGCGCCCCAGCCGGCCGCTCGCGCCGCGCCCCAGCCCACGCCTGCTCCCGCCGCCGCGCCGCAGCCCATCGCGCCGCCGCCTCCGCAGCCCGCGGGATTGGCTCGGGAGCAACTGGCCAAGCTGCTCACGGAGACCGACGTCTACGTGAAGTACGGGCTCCACGACAAAGCGCTGGAGCACCTGAGGAAGATCTTCTCCGTCGACCCGGAGAACCTGGACGCGCACGAGAAGGCGTACCAAATCTACGTGGCGTCGGGGAACGCGGCGCAGGCGTCCGAGCAACTGCTGAACGTGCTGCGCCTGTGCACGCGCGCCGCGGATTCAACGCGCGCGCAGCCCTATCTCGCGACCATCCTCCAGCAGAACCCCGCCCATCCCGAGGTGCCGGCCTTCTTGTCGGTGCTGCGCGTGGAAGGGCCGGTGTCGGTGGCCCCGTCGTCCGTGGCCGTGGAGTCGGTGGGCGAGGACGCCATCCTCGTGGACTCGAGCGACGACGAGGTGCTGGTCGCGCCGCCTCCCGAGGACGCGCTCCTGCACCCGCCCGGGGACGAATTGGCCCTGGCCACGCTGCCGTCGAGCGAGTCGGACGAGGTCATCGACGACGCGGGTGAGGCCTCCGTCGTCAGCGAGGAAGCACTCGTCGGAGAGGCCATCACCTCCGGAGAGCACGACGTCTTCGAGATGCCCCCGCCGGAGGACATGGCGGCGGCCTCGATGGACGAGATGCTCGTGTCCGGCGACGACGACGGCATGATGTTGACGGACGAGCCCGGCCTCATGTCTTCGGACGATGAGCCGCTGGTGGAGTCCGCCGACCTGGGTGCGCCGCTCGACGGTGACGAAGGTCTGTCGCTGGGCGACTCGGACGAGGTGGCCACCTCCGCGTCGATGGCGGCGATGTCGCTGGGCGACGAGGACGATCCGCCTCCGACGATGGTTCGCGCGCCCACGCGGGCGTTGCTCGACGAGGCCGCGCCCTCCACGTTCAAGCAGTCGACGCTCGTGGAAGAGGCGTCGCTGGACGTGGATGAGATTCCCACGCGGGTGGGAATTGCGCCGCTGGATGCCTCGATGCTGGAGGACCTCGAGGAGGCCCCTGGCTCCGAGATGCCCTCGCTGGGTGATGAGTTCGAGGACGAAGAGCCCACCGCCTCGCACGCCGTGGTGTCGCTGGACGACACCGGCTCGGAAGAGCCCGAGCTCTCGTCCGGCTTCGAAGCCGTGGAGGACGAGCCCGAGGCCGCGTCCACCTTCGAAGCGGCGGAGACGTTCGAGTCGCCTGAGGCGTTCGAGTCGCCTGAAGCGTTCGAGTCCGCGGAGTCGTTCGAATCGCCCGAGACGTTCGAGACCGCGGAGGAGCCCGAGCAGCCGACTCCGACTGATTTCGCCGCCGACGGCGTGAGCGAGGATGAGGAAGAGCCCGCGGCCGAGGAGTGCGACGAAGCCTCCTTCTTCCTGGACCAGGGGCTCCTGGAAGAGGCCCGCGAAATCCTCGAGACGGTCTCGATTGCCTTCCCGGGCCATGCGCGCGCCACGGAGCTGATGGAGCGCCTGGAGGCGCTCGAGGCGAGTGGCGGGGCGGCGCCGGAGGAAGAGCAGCAGGAGCCCGTCACGGTGCCTTCCGTGCAGCCGGTGACGGAGTCGGCCGGAGAGCGGGACGCGTTCGACCTGGCGGCGGAGCTCGCGGGCGAAATCGACAACCTGGGCGACGACACCGCGGCCGCGGCGCCCGCGGAAGAGGACTTCCAGTACTCGGTGGAGGAGGTGTTCTCCGAGTTCAAGAAGAGCCTGGCCAAGGTGGTGAAGCCCGAGGACGTGGACACGCACTACGACCTGGGCATCGCCTACAAGGAGATGGGCCTGCTGGACGACGCGCTCCACGAGTTCGAGGTGGCCCGTCAGGGGTGTGCCGGCACCAAGCGCGAGCTGGATTGCGTCACGATGATGGGGATGTTGCACCTGCTGCGCGGCGACGCGGGCGCGGCGGTGGAGACGTTCCGCGAGGGCCTGGCGAGTCCGCACGCCTCGGGTGAGGCGGCGAAGGCGCTGGGCTTCGAGCTGGCGGTGGCCTGGGAGGCTCACGGTGAGCCCGGCAAGGCGCTGCACCACTACCAGCGTGTGGCGGCGGTGGATGCGAAGTACCGCGACGTGGGGACGCAGGTCTCCCGGCTCGCGGCCAGTACCCAGCCAGAGGACGACCCCCTGCCCACGCCAGCGCCTGCTCCGGTGAATGGTTCCAAGGCCCATGGTGCCGCGCCGGCAGCGGCGGTGGCGAATCCCCCGGTGCCAGCGGCCGGCGCGCCCAAGGCGCGCAAGGTCGGTTACGTGTAG
- a CDS encoding ExeA family protein, protein MTTYLDFFDLTQEPFSNAPVSRFYYNSAQHSQALTRLMHAVSYMKGLSILVGDIGAGKTTLARRMLDSLPESEYEAALLVIIHSGITANWLLRRIALQLGVENPAQEKLALLSQLYQRLLQIYESGKKAVVLIDEAQMLETRELMEEFRGLLNLEVPERKLISFVFFGLPEIEKNLKLDPPLAQRVAMRYKLEPFTAESTEAYIKHRLRLAGCPRMPFSPEALLAVHEHSSGSPRVINTLCDNALFEAFLARAETVSGELVHRIGKNLGLQGINSAAPGAAEGASPPATRLPRASNNKLDLAEIDRYLEGLGKL, encoded by the coding sequence ATGACGACCTACCTCGATTTCTTCGACCTCACGCAGGAGCCCTTCTCCAACGCTCCCGTGAGCCGGTTCTATTACAACTCGGCGCAGCACTCGCAGGCGCTCACCCGGCTGATGCACGCGGTGAGCTACATGAAGGGCCTGTCCATCCTCGTCGGCGACATCGGCGCGGGGAAGACGACGCTGGCCCGCCGCATGCTCGACTCTCTGCCCGAGTCCGAGTACGAGGCCGCGCTGCTGGTCATCATCCACTCGGGCATCACCGCCAACTGGCTGCTGCGGCGCATCGCCCTGCAGTTGGGCGTGGAGAACCCCGCGCAGGAGAAGCTGGCGCTCCTGTCGCAGCTCTACCAGCGGCTCCTGCAAATCTACGAGTCCGGCAAGAAGGCCGTCGTCCTCATCGACGAAGCGCAGATGCTGGAGACGCGCGAGCTGATGGAGGAGTTCCGCGGCCTCCTGAACCTGGAAGTGCCGGAGCGCAAGCTCATCTCGTTCGTCTTCTTCGGCCTGCCGGAGATTGAGAAGAACCTGAAGCTGGACCCGCCGCTCGCCCAGCGCGTGGCCATGCGCTACAAGCTCGAGCCCTTCACCGCCGAGTCCACCGAGGCCTACATCAAGCACCGCCTCCGGCTCGCGGGCTGCCCGCGCATGCCGTTCTCGCCCGAGGCCTTGCTCGCGGTGCATGAGCACTCGTCCGGTTCGCCGCGTGTCATCAACACCCTGTGCGACAACGCCCTCTTCGAGGCGTTCCTCGCGCGCGCGGAGACGGTCTCCGGGGAGCTGGTGCACCGCATCGGAAAGAACCTGGGACTGCAGGGCATCAACTCGGCTGCCCCAGGAGCAGCCGAGGGGGCAAGCCCACCTGCGACCCGTTTGCCCCGAGCGTCGAACAACAAGCTCGACCTGGCGGAGATAGACCGCTACCTCGAAGGGCTGGGTAAGCTCTAG
- a CDS encoding translocation/assembly module TamB domain-containing protein, with amino-acid sequence MATQSRKGALRALLLVLLVLSGSVLALRMPGTWEVACTMARRHLPDVLGLDVGIGRCELDPLGSRVVVHGFSLFLPGEDTPLVAADTAEVQLGFLRPFSGRLSLALVRAERPRVTLDVSKPSTEPSKKSQGCFLAPLEHVRIAKLDVTGAELRLTLPEGRRVEVADLDLRWTERWGAIELDAEARRGLVRLGPNGQELALQRLAIAGALDPDEELLELERAEVSLDDISTTVSGRVDSLCQPHLALDAQVFLPMRTLSQAKLLPKQATGHLWSRVSIAGKPEAPAVSLELSGNGLGYDRFGPANISARLSYSGDEVRIEDVTVPVGAGRVSVTGRLGLTPLFPLEVSVKTVDASLGRILDKAGVKGAWVDFPATLDAQLSGNLLPRFSLSGPLDLRTGKFTLATRPFDAPATDGLTILEFDKARAQAQVRLQTDRVSFNHITADAGHSKVQGDVALLIGGALGLDIHGQGDLDLADFGHIAGLKWAGRGNATYSITGPVSQVKVESGLSFRDFVFWGFSMGVLQGKLTYSDGVLAFPSFTGQKGRTQYFGKAAVGFGRLLNLRLEVNVPQGRTEDLVDVVSGLTPALAVMQGTLTGTASGRVEVDSPVERLEGLVAFDVKDTAYFGRRMGDGSARLRFVDGKAMVLERTELRGPLGRTWAEGTLLFAGGLDYRFGGDKLSLAETVGPEVASRMGIQGTLEMDGVVSGTSDVPVVDVTLKSPRVTFADRSLGAMDLTGRLVGKDLEVWGRPFQDAEGRVKMKVQDTWPYDATLSLSLPEIRPLLPSEPLWAGVSGSVSGSLTAKGPLMEPRSAHLRAEVNKLVLSRNDVRGENAAPILLSYEKGKLDVQPFRFSGPYVDLNMGGWMTTAGGIGLTLRGGGDLRLLESLAPAMVERATGRVTVDAEATGTMDAPSVVGSAELSEVRVAMRDMPVNIRNLSARAELTGQRMLLEHLQGQLNEGRISARGDIRLARFLPQRLGLTVQLDEVPYRLTEDLPATFSGLLQVVGPPRGFTVTGGLDIVKMRYQKALDVDALLKSMQKRAPALSSAANSVSGEQQKPWVIWDVNVHFGDVRVDNNLAKARMLGDIRLTGTDLRPGLLGRVELAEGSQAFFRNNPFTISQGQMEFQDASSLEPVFEVQAQTQVREYVVKLHAFGKPSDPQILLSSEPALVEGDIVSLLTLGFTSSDRETAASAGAGLAAEALFNVSGLDRQVQRFLPSNPVLRDLSLQISTTYNDATRQAEPTAQLESKFLSEQLKVGMTQPVSGRGTRARAEYRFDDRLSAQAQWDNENSEASFGNLGLELKLSWEVE; translated from the coding sequence TTGGCCACGCAGAGCCGCAAGGGTGCGCTTCGAGCGCTGTTGCTCGTGCTCCTCGTCCTATCGGGGAGTGTGCTGGCGTTGCGCATGCCCGGGACGTGGGAAGTGGCCTGCACGATGGCCCGGCGCCATCTGCCGGATGTGCTCGGGCTGGACGTCGGCATCGGCCGCTGTGAGCTGGACCCGCTGGGCTCGCGCGTGGTGGTGCACGGCTTCTCGCTCTTCCTGCCCGGCGAGGACACGCCGCTGGTGGCGGCGGACACCGCGGAAGTGCAACTGGGTTTCCTGCGGCCCTTCTCCGGCCGGTTGTCCCTGGCCCTGGTTCGCGCCGAGCGGCCGCGTGTGACGCTGGATGTGTCGAAGCCGTCGACGGAGCCCTCGAAGAAGTCGCAGGGCTGCTTCCTGGCGCCGCTCGAGCATGTGCGGATTGCGAAGCTGGATGTCACTGGCGCGGAGCTGCGGCTGACGCTGCCCGAGGGGCGGCGCGTCGAGGTCGCCGACCTGGACCTGCGTTGGACGGAGCGCTGGGGCGCCATCGAGCTGGACGCCGAGGCTCGCCGGGGACTCGTGCGGCTGGGCCCGAATGGCCAGGAGCTGGCGCTTCAGCGACTGGCCATCGCCGGAGCCCTGGACCCGGACGAGGAGCTGCTGGAGCTGGAGCGCGCGGAGGTGTCACTGGATGACATCAGCACCACCGTGTCGGGACGCGTGGACTCGCTCTGCCAGCCCCACCTGGCGCTGGACGCGCAGGTCTTCCTGCCGATGCGCACGTTGTCCCAGGCGAAGCTCTTGCCGAAGCAGGCCACGGGCCACCTGTGGAGCCGCGTGTCCATCGCGGGCAAGCCCGAGGCCCCCGCGGTGTCGCTCGAGCTGTCGGGCAACGGGCTGGGCTACGACAGGTTTGGTCCCGCCAACATCTCCGCGCGCCTGTCGTACTCGGGCGATGAAGTGCGCATCGAGGATGTGACGGTGCCGGTGGGGGCGGGCCGGGTGAGCGTCACCGGCAGGCTGGGGCTGACGCCGCTCTTCCCGCTCGAGGTGAGCGTGAAGACGGTGGATGCCTCGCTGGGGCGCATCCTGGACAAGGCTGGGGTGAAGGGGGCGTGGGTGGACTTCCCCGCGACGCTCGATGCGCAGCTCAGTGGCAACCTGCTGCCGCGCTTCTCGCTGTCGGGACCGTTGGACCTGCGCACCGGGAAGTTCACGCTGGCGACGCGGCCCTTCGATGCTCCCGCGACGGACGGGCTCACCATCCTCGAGTTCGACAAGGCCCGCGCGCAGGCACAGGTGCGGTTGCAGACGGACCGGGTGTCGTTCAACCACATCACCGCGGACGCGGGGCACTCGAAGGTGCAGGGTGACGTGGCGCTGCTCATCGGCGGCGCGCTCGGGCTGGACATCCATGGCCAGGGCGACCTGGACCTGGCGGACTTCGGCCACATCGCGGGGCTGAAGTGGGCGGGGCGCGGCAATGCCACGTACTCGATTACCGGCCCCGTCTCCCAGGTGAAGGTGGAGTCTGGTCTGTCGTTCCGCGACTTCGTCTTCTGGGGCTTCTCGATGGGAGTGCTCCAGGGGAAGTTGACCTACTCCGATGGCGTGCTGGCCTTCCCGTCCTTCACCGGCCAGAAGGGGCGCACGCAGTACTTCGGCAAGGCCGCCGTGGGTTTCGGGCGCCTGCTCAACCTGCGCCTCGAGGTGAATGTCCCGCAGGGCCGCACCGAGGACCTGGTGGACGTGGTGTCGGGGCTGACGCCCGCGCTCGCGGTGATGCAGGGCACGCTGACAGGAACGGCGTCCGGACGGGTGGAGGTGGACAGCCCCGTCGAGCGGCTGGAGGGACTGGTCGCCTTCGACGTGAAGGACACCGCGTACTTCGGACGCAGGATGGGGGATGGCTCGGCGCGGCTGAGGTTCGTGGACGGCAAGGCCATGGTGCTCGAGCGCACGGAGCTTCGAGGGCCGCTGGGCCGCACCTGGGCGGAAGGCACGCTGTTGTTCGCGGGTGGGCTGGACTACCGCTTTGGTGGCGACAAGCTGTCGCTGGCGGAGACGGTGGGGCCGGAGGTCGCGAGCCGCATGGGCATCCAGGGGACGCTCGAGATGGACGGTGTCGTGTCGGGCACCTCGGACGTCCCAGTGGTGGACGTCACGCTGAAGTCGCCGCGAGTCACCTTCGCCGACCGGAGCCTGGGCGCCATGGACCTCACCGGGCGACTGGTGGGCAAGGACCTCGAGGTGTGGGGCCGGCCGTTCCAGGACGCCGAAGGTCGCGTGAAGATGAAGGTGCAGGACACGTGGCCCTATGACGCCACGCTGTCGCTGTCGCTTCCGGAAATCCGTCCGCTGCTTCCGTCCGAGCCCCTGTGGGCGGGTGTGTCTGGCTCGGTGTCGGGCTCGCTGACGGCGAAGGGGCCGTTGATGGAGCCTCGGTCCGCGCATCTGCGCGCGGAGGTGAACAAGCTGGTTCTGTCCCGCAACGACGTGCGGGGAGAAAACGCCGCGCCCATCCTCCTCTCCTACGAGAAGGGCAAGCTGGACGTTCAGCCCTTCCGCTTCAGCGGGCCCTATGTCGACTTGAACATGGGCGGGTGGATGACCACGGCGGGCGGCATCGGGCTGACGCTCCGCGGGGGGGGAGACCTTCGCCTGTTGGAGTCGCTCGCGCCGGCGATGGTGGAGCGCGCCACGGGACGCGTCACCGTGGACGCCGAGGCCACGGGCACGATGGACGCTCCGTCGGTGGTGGGGAGCGCGGAGCTGTCCGAGGTGCGCGTGGCGATGCGGGACATGCCCGTCAACATCCGCAACCTGTCGGCCCGCGCGGAGCTGACGGGCCAGCGCATGCTGCTGGAGCACCTCCAGGGCCAGCTCAATGAGGGCCGTATCTCCGCGCGTGGCGACATCCGGCTCGCGCGCTTCCTGCCTCAGCGACTGGGCCTCACCGTACAGTTGGATGAGGTGCCCTACCGGCTCACGGAGGACTTGCCGGCGACGTTCTCCGGGCTGCTCCAGGTGGTGGGGCCGCCGCGCGGCTTCACCGTCACGGGTGGCCTGGACATCGTCAAGATGCGCTACCAGAAGGCGCTGGACGTGGATGCGCTGCTGAAGTCCATGCAGAAGCGCGCGCCCGCGCTGTCCTCCGCGGCGAACAGTGTCTCAGGCGAGCAGCAGAAGCCCTGGGTCATCTGGGATGTGAACGTCCACTTCGGGGATGTGCGCGTGGACAACAACCTGGCCAAGGCGCGGATGCTCGGCGACATCCGGCTGACGGGGACGGACCTGCGGCCGGGGTTGCTGGGCCGGGTGGAGCTGGCCGAGGGCAGCCAGGCGTTCTTCCGCAACAACCCCTTCACCATCAGCCAGGGGCAGATGGAGTTCCAGGACGCCTCCAGCCTGGAGCCCGTCTTCGAGGTCCAGGCCCAGACACAGGTGCGCGAGTACGTGGTGAAGCTCCACGCCTTCGGCAAGCCCTCGGACCCGCAAATCCTCTTGTCCTCGGAGCCGGCGCTGGTGGAAGGCGACATCGTCTCCTTGCTCACCCTGGGATTCACCTCGTCGGACCGGGAGACGGCGGCCTCGGCGGGGGCCGGGCTGGCGGCCGAGGCCCTCTTCAACGTCTCGGGACTGGACCGGCAGGTCCAGCGGTTCCTCCCCAGCAATCCGGTCTTGAGGGACCTGTCCCTCCAGATTTCCACGACCTACAACGACGCAACCCGGCAAGCGGAGCCCACCGCGCAACTGGAGTCGAAGTTCCTCTCCGAGCAGCTTAAAGTCGGAATGACTCAACCGGTGAGTGGGCGCGGAACGCGGGCGCGCGCCGAGTACCGCTTCGACGACCGACTTTCCGCGCAGGCCCAGTGGGACAACGAGAACAGCGAAGCCTCGTTTGGAAACCTCGGACTCGAGCTGAAGCTGAGCTGGGAGGTCGAGTAG